From Salinirubellus salinus, the proteins below share one genomic window:
- a CDS encoding RNA-guided endonuclease InsQ/TnpB family protein, which yields MDVIRTVKVKLDVPDERCDDLHQTKTQFLHCANTTAEWAWRYPNDHCVTSKQTAENALYDQLRNETALTANLVQKGIRRAIEATKSGVARLKKGEKTSQPHFDAWSVVYDKRSATFHRDHVSLSTVNGRVECDYVLPAEAEETPIGEYLLNEDYEFRMSTLQYDRSTESFYLHARMRRTSEQEQSTTPSEDAKHRTVLGVDLNVDGSLAVTSTGAFVGNADEMNHRRREYEKTRGSMQQAGTRSAHLSIQSMNDREHRWMQDELHRASNKILEEAHAHDCTHVAFENLTDIRKRMAGAKRFHAWTFRRLYQYVEYKAEMYGIEVEQVSPAYTSQRCSSCGFTHESNRRSKHQFVCQKCEYELNADYNASKNIARKLLKRLHSGQTSSGGGAPCQCALTSGMLNLNGDFHASVKATAEGESTDKPTSSVVGH from the coding sequence ATGGACGTGATTCGCACCGTCAAGGTCAAACTCGATGTACCTGACGAGCGGTGCGACGACCTCCATCAGACCAAAACCCAGTTCCTCCACTGTGCGAACACCACCGCAGAGTGGGCGTGGCGATACCCGAACGACCACTGCGTGACCTCGAAACAGACAGCCGAGAACGCCCTCTACGACCAACTCCGCAACGAGACGGCGTTGACTGCGAACCTCGTCCAGAAAGGGATTCGGCGTGCTATCGAGGCCACAAAAAGCGGTGTCGCCCGACTCAAGAAAGGTGAGAAGACAAGTCAGCCACACTTCGATGCGTGGAGCGTCGTCTACGACAAGCGAAGTGCGACGTTCCACCGCGACCACGTCTCGCTCTCGACAGTGAACGGTCGCGTCGAGTGTGACTACGTGCTTCCCGCCGAAGCCGAGGAGACACCGATTGGTGAGTACCTACTGAACGAAGACTACGAGTTCCGGATGTCCACGTTGCAGTACGACCGCTCCACAGAGTCGTTCTACCTCCACGCACGGATGCGCCGAACGAGTGAGCAAGAGCAGTCCACGACTCCTTCTGAAGACGCCAAGCACAGAACAGTCCTTGGTGTTGACCTGAACGTGGACGGCTCGCTCGCCGTGACTTCCACGGGCGCGTTCGTTGGGAACGCCGACGAGATGAATCATCGACGCCGAGAGTATGAGAAGACTCGCGGGTCGATGCAACAGGCAGGAACGCGGTCGGCACACTTATCGATTCAGTCGATGAACGACCGTGAGCACCGCTGGATGCAAGACGAACTGCACCGCGCCTCGAACAAGATTCTCGAAGAAGCCCACGCCCACGACTGCACCCACGTTGCGTTCGAGAACTTGACTGATATTCGCAAGCGGATGGCTGGTGCGAAGCGATTCCACGCATGGACATTTCGACGTCTCTACCAGTACGTCGAATACAAAGCCGAGATGTACGGCATCGAGGTCGAGCAGGTGAGTCCTGCGTACACGTCGCAGCGGTGTTCGTCGTGTGGGTTTACCCACGAGAGCAATCGGCGGTCGAAACACCAGTTCGTGTGTCAGAAGTGCGAGTATGAACTGAACGCGGATTATAATGCGAGCAAGAACATTGCTCGGAAACTGCTCAAGCGACTCCACTCGGGGCAGACGTCTTCGGGTGGAGGCGCACCCTGTCAGTGTGCGCTGACGTCAGGGATGTTGAACCTGAATGGCGATTTCCACGCCTCCGTCAAAGCGACGGCAGAAGGGGAGTCCACTGACAAGCCCACGAGTTCAGTCGTGGGTCACTGA